From Apium graveolens cultivar Ventura unplaced genomic scaffold, ASM990537v1 ctg6847, whole genome shotgun sequence, the proteins below share one genomic window:
- the LOC141703615 gene encoding uncharacterized protein LOC141703615: MLEMYTHIGPQFRNELLRHHLPTSMVIVVFIFSKLCKCTHLYQEDDFYVLVSLPITYGDLVILYRSGLVTAATSFVFAASTAFPPDYSFLTDLIKPNFDFFYALGAVGLGLSLLLIHIYVTEIKRTLQLLWGLGVLGSIATSFTLAEPAGQNLVQYVVNHPTVVWLIGPLFAAFTGLVFKEGLCYGKLEAGVLTFVVPAVLLGHLTGLMDDGLKTTLLGLWMALFVVFAGRMFTQPIKDDIGDKSVFIFNSLPEEEKKLLIEKLNNKLM; the protein is encoded by the exons ATGCTGGAGATGTATACTCACATTGGGCCTCAATTCCGTAATGAGCTCTTGCGTCATCATCTTCCTACATCaatggtaattgttgtgtttatatTCAGCAAACTTTGCAAGTGTACCCATCTTTACCAAGAGGATGACTTTTATGTTCTGGTGTCATTGCCTATTACATACGGTGATCTC GTTATCTTATATAGATCAGGCTTGGTGACTGCTGCTACCTCCTTTGTCTTTGCCGCTTCCACGGCTTTCCCGCCTGACTATTCCTTCCTCACAGATCTGATCAAACCAAATTTTGATTTCTTCTATGCACTTGGTGCTGTTGGGTTAGGACTATCCTTACTTTTGATCCACATCTATGTAACTGAGATTAAGCGCACTCTTCAACTATTATGGGGCCTTGGTGTTTTAGGATCGATAGCAACCAGTTTCACCCTTGCTGAACCAGCTGGTCAGAATTTGGTACAATATGTAGTCAACCACCCAACTGTTGTCTGGCTTATTGGTCCACTCTTTGCTGCATTCACGGGGCTTGTCTTTAAGGAAG GGCTTTGCTATGGGAAGTTGGAAGCTGGAGTTCTTACATTTGTAGTTCCTGCAGTTCTTTTAGGGCACTTG ACAGGTCTAATGGATGATGGACTTAAGACTACTTTACTTGGTCTGTGGATGGCGCTCTTTGTGGTGTTTGCTGGACGGATGTTCACTCAGCCAATTAAG GATGATATTGGTGACAAGTCGGTCTTCATATTCAATTCTCTGCCAGAAGAGGAGAAAAAGCTTTTGATTGAGAAATTGAACAACAAACTTATGTAG